A single window of Chloroflexota bacterium DNA harbors:
- a CDS encoding glycosyltransferase family 4 protein, whose amino-acid sequence MKPSLLMLSGDRDVAAGRRGPFYYTLEGLSREFDRIDVLTPNVRLAQPRTVHRGVHVHPSPGGRLWHARWLIRRARALAAERRYQLIVSHDYGIFSNGIAAARLSGRIGVPYVSEIHHVPAHPRRAQWWESAAKLGYRAYVGFAASRARAIRVVNRQQVPELLRRWGVPSAKILVLPSAHVDREVFRPGDEPRPYALGFVGRLVANKGLDYLVEIFATVAADAPESRFVVVGDGPGANALQRRLSAAGIEGQVDRIAWVDGPDDLAALYRQMEALACTSRSEGGPRVCLEAMACGTPVFSTPVGLMPEIIDHGVNGWLLPWEAKAGGDLVTQVRGSPEALAGAGTAARRATAPFTRERILGAYARAYRDLAAESLP is encoded by the coding sequence ATGAAACCCAGCCTGCTGATGCTCAGCGGCGATCGCGACGTAGCGGCGGGGCGGCGAGGTCCGTTCTACTACACGCTCGAAGGACTGTCGCGGGAGTTCGATCGAATCGACGTGCTGACGCCGAACGTTCGCCTGGCCCAACCGCGCACGGTCCATCGCGGCGTGCACGTCCATCCGTCGCCGGGCGGGCGGCTCTGGCACGCGCGTTGGCTGATCCGCCGGGCGCGAGCCCTGGCCGCCGAGCGGCGCTACCAACTGATCGTGAGCCACGACTACGGCATATTTTCAAACGGCATCGCCGCCGCGCGTCTGAGCGGGCGGATTGGCGTGCCCTACGTCAGCGAAATTCACCACGTCCCGGCGCACCCGCGGCGTGCGCAGTGGTGGGAGTCGGCGGCCAAGCTCGGATATCGAGCGTACGTCGGATTCGCGGCCTCACGCGCGCGCGCTATCCGCGTGGTCAACCGCCAACAGGTGCCCGAGTTGCTGCGACGGTGGGGCGTGCCGTCAGCGAAGATCCTGGTGCTGCCATCGGCGCACGTTGACCGCGAGGTGTTTCGTCCAGGCGACGAGCCACGGCCCTATGCGCTGGGCTTCGTGGGGCGTCTGGTCGCCAACAAGGGCCTGGACTATCTGGTCGAGATCTTCGCCACCGTGGCGGCTGACGCGCCCGAATCGCGCTTCGTTGTCGTGGGCGACGGTCCTGGAGCCAACGCCTTGCAGCGCCGCCTTTCGGCGGCGGGAATCGAAGGTCAGGTCGACCGCATTGCCTGGGTTGACGGTCCGGACGATCTGGCGGCGCTCTACCGGCAGATGGAAGCCCTGGCATGCACCTCGCGCAGCGAGGGCGGACCGCGCGTGTGCCTGGAGGCCATGGCCTGCGGCACGCCGGTGTTCAGCACGCCGGTGGGCCTGATGCCCGAGATCATCGACCACGGCGTGAACGGCTGGCTCTTGCCGTGGGAGGCGAAGGCCGGCGGCGATCTGGTCACGCAAGTGCGTGGCTCACCCGAAGCCCTGGCCGGCGCCGGTACCGCAGCGCGGCGGGCAACCGCGCCCTTCACTCGGGAGCGGATCCTCGGCGCCTACGCCCGGGCCTATCGCGACCTGGCGGCGGAGTCGCTGCCGTGA
- a CDS encoding glycosyltransferase family 4 protein, whose translation MSETGRGLRLLMITQELSTDSSILGFAHLWAGELAGLVDQVHVIAASTGAVDLPPNVTVHGLGKERGRGRASRWPLLLGRCLQLIGGGRVDGVLAHMVPAYAVAAAPWCIARRTPLVLWYASHGLTRTLRAGVKLSSATITSAPESYPLPSPSAFIVGQGIDTARLAAMPIRPAPPARPVIGVAGRITPLKGLTTVIEAVARLRDDGLPVELRVAGEPFYPSDHAYLAEVHERVRQAELTEHVTFLGGLPSTAMPEFYAGLDAFVAWRSGTSLDKTGLEALAAGTLLVTNNVVYRAALGEFAGDFLLESSPEDLADGLRRALALQPSQRTATIEQLRQTVIENHAASGLAGRLVKVFTALREGREPPFTRTATAAKVGEGV comes from the coding sequence GTGAGCGAGACCGGGCGCGGGCTGCGGCTGCTGATGATCACGCAGGAACTTTCGACCGACAGCTCCATCCTGGGTTTCGCCCATCTCTGGGCGGGCGAGCTCGCCGGGCTCGTCGACCAGGTGCACGTCATTGCCGCCTCGACGGGCGCGGTGGATTTGCCGCCCAACGTCACCGTGCATGGGCTGGGCAAGGAGCGAGGGCGTGGGCGCGCGTCCCGCTGGCCGCTGCTGCTTGGCCGGTGCCTGCAGTTGATCGGCGGAGGTCGCGTGGACGGTGTGCTGGCGCACATGGTCCCGGCCTACGCCGTCGCCGCCGCCCCCTGGTGCATCGCGCGTCGGACCCCCCTCGTGCTTTGGTACGCCAGCCACGGCCTCACGCGAACGCTGCGCGCCGGCGTGAAACTGTCCAGCGCGACCATCACCTCGGCTCCGGAGAGCTACCCGCTGCCATCGCCGAGCGCATTCATCGTGGGACAGGGCATCGATACGGCCCGGCTCGCGGCAATGCCGATCCGGCCGGCGCCGCCGGCGCGGCCCGTCATCGGCGTCGCCGGGCGGATCACGCCGCTCAAGGGGCTGACCACGGTGATCGAGGCCGTCGCACGACTCCGCGACGACGGCCTGCCGGTCGAGCTGCGCGTCGCCGGCGAGCCGTTCTATCCCTCGGATCACGCCTACCTGGCCGAGGTTCACGAGCGCGTGCGTCAGGCGGAGCTCACGGAGCACGTCACGTTCTTGGGCGGGCTGCCCAGCACGGCCATGCCGGAGTTTTACGCCGGCCTCGATGCCTTCGTCGCCTGGCGCAGCGGAACTTCCCTCGACAAGACGGGATTGGAAGCGCTCGCCGCCGGCACGTTGCTCGTCACGAACAACGTCGTCTATCGCGCGGCGCTTGGCGAATTCGCGGGCGACTTTCTCCTCGAGTCATCGCCGGAAGACCTGGCGGATGGCCTGCGACGGGCGCTGGCGCTTCAACCAAGCCAGCGCACGGCCACGATCGAGCAACTCAGGCAAACGGTGATCGAGAACCACGCCGCGAGCGGCCTGGCGGGTCGACTCGTGAAGGTGTTCACGGCCTTGCGCGAGGGCCGGGAGCCGCCGTTTACGCGCACCGCGACCGCCGCGAAGGTGGGCGAGGGTGTCTAG